One Paenibacillus sp. FSL H7-0737 DNA segment encodes these proteins:
- a CDS encoding dipeptidase — MMSTYEGLYDFKLTEQDEERAVHLHEQNINIDLLFQGPLSPNAIPESVSKKIKELCEPYKDEPMIYSSMPAKMITKLSASGEIPEYKSEWYKSGITAGNRELHLESLESMINSMAEVQLQFDSADWLVKALTAEDIRAAKRNGHKAGIITAQETDGLGTNLDLLDVLHNFGLRILQLTYNNQNQVGAGCAEQSNAGITNYGKRFIERLNKLGIIVDTGHCGKQTTLDACQYSKTPVIASHTGVEAIYPHMRCKSDEEIIAIAKTGGVIGIFAMPWFVHEDPNHTTIDHVLDHIEYVIRLVGVDHVGIGTDWPMSDVLWSLVYFKEHIAPKLGFAKGDGPSTETVAGLEKYSYFINFTRGLVARGYKDEDIAKIMGGNWMRVFEEIWG, encoded by the coding sequence ATGATGAGCACATATGAAGGTTTGTATGATTTCAAGTTGACGGAGCAAGACGAAGAGCGGGCCGTACATTTGCATGAGCAGAACATTAATATTGATTTGCTATTTCAAGGTCCCTTATCTCCAAACGCAATTCCAGAGTCTGTGTCTAAAAAAATAAAAGAGCTGTGTGAGCCCTATAAAGATGAGCCGATGATATATAGCAGCATGCCAGCAAAAATGATCACAAAGCTGTCGGCCAGCGGTGAGATCCCCGAGTATAAAAGTGAATGGTATAAATCGGGAATTACCGCGGGTAACCGGGAACTTCATTTAGAGTCCTTAGAAAGCATGATCAATAGCATGGCTGAAGTTCAGCTTCAGTTTGACTCCGCAGATTGGTTAGTTAAAGCTTTAACCGCAGAGGATATACGTGCAGCCAAGCGTAATGGCCATAAGGCGGGTATTATCACAGCTCAAGAAACGGATGGCCTAGGTACTAATCTGGACCTATTAGATGTGTTACATAATTTTGGCTTAAGAATTTTACAATTAACTTATAACAATCAGAATCAGGTCGGTGCAGGTTGTGCAGAACAGTCGAACGCTGGGATTACGAATTATGGAAAAAGATTCATTGAGCGTTTGAACAAGCTCGGGATCATTGTAGATACGGGACATTGTGGAAAACAGACCACGCTCGATGCTTGTCAGTATTCTAAGACTCCGGTCATTGCTTCACACACGGGTGTAGAGGCTATCTATCCACATATGCGCTGTAAAAGTGATGAAGAGATTATCGCGATAGCGAAGACGGGTGGAGTCATCGGTATTTTTGCTATGCCGTGGTTTGTTCATGAAGATCCTAACCATACGACCATTGATCATGTGCTGGATCATATCGAATATGTGATTCGGCTTGTAGGCGTGGATCATGTCGGGATTGGAACGGATTGGCCGATGAGCGATGTGCTCTGGTCATTGGTTTATTTTAAAGAACATATTGCACCTAAGCTAGGATTTGCCAAAGGAGACGGACCTTCTACTGAAACCGTTGCTGGGCTTGAAAAATATAGCTATTTTATCAACTTTACTAGAGGTCTAGTGGCTCGCGGTTATAAGGATGAGGATATTGCAAAGATTATGGGTGGCAACTGGATGCGCGTGTTTGAAGAAATTTGGGGATAG